The sequence TCCCAACCCTGTTCTTATTGTCCGTCAGTCGGCACCGGGTCCCCATTCTCAACGCGATCTTGCCACCGTAAGAAGCGGAATCCGTTGACTCCGATCCGTTGCACAACCGCGCTGACGCGGCGGGTCAGGGTTGTATCCTTCAGATAGCCGACACTTTCGATCATCACAACCTGTGGGATACCAAAATTCATATTGCGCCCGACACCACCGCCGGGAAAGAGGCCACCAATATTCGCACCCGTCGACTCGGCACGGCGTTGTACCAGGTTCCGAGCTGCGTCAGCATCAACACCAAGAACGGCACGAAGGACCAGCGCATTCGCCGTCAGTAAGTTCACTGAACCACCGCCACCATTGTATACAGTAAAGATCTTCTGTAACGCTGTGCCTTCTCTGCCGTAGAACAAGGCAGGCGTCACACCACGGATCAACAGCAACTCATCAAGTGAATCAAATGGTCCGTCTTTGGCTGGATAGGGAATAGGTAAGCTTTGATAGTAATCACTTTCCGCACCGTGGAGTCGCACTAATGGATCGGTATCACGCCAATCTTGAATGGTGTCAGTGAGTAATTCTCCGGTTTCCTGATCGAAGCCAAGGTTGACAAACGTCTGCCGTAGCGTCGCCTCGTCGACTTGATTGAGGTTAATCTTCCCGGCTTCATCGATTACTCGCACCCAATAGCCTCCAGCACCGAATTCCTCTTTCTTCCAACGTCCATCAGCGCGAAGCCAGACATCTTCCTCCTCTCCACCCTGCGTGTTCTGGCCACCTTGGGCTTGTCCAAGACCACCTCCCCGTGCTTGTCCGAACTGTCCGCCGATCCCCATATTGAGAAAGTTACGTCCCTGCTGTTGGGCGCGAAGCACGCGATACATCACACGGTGTATTCCTGCCGTCGCCAAGTAATAGGTTGCCGTGTCTTGTTGGTAGACATTGGTTGTCCGCCCTTCAATTCGCGAACTCACCGACAGTTCAGCCGCCAGCACCATGAGGACCAGCATGGCCCACATGACGATAATGAGCACAATCCCACGTTCATTTTTC is a genomic window of Deltaproteobacteria bacterium containing:
- a CDS encoding general secretion pathway protein GspK codes for the protein MKNERGIVLIIVMWAMLVLMVLAAELSVSSRIEGRTTNVYQQDTATYYLATAGIHRVMYRVLRAQQQGRNFLNMGIGGQFGQARGGGLGQAQGGQNTQGGEEEDVWLRADGRWKKEEFGAGGYWVRVIDEAGKINLNQVDEATLRQTFVNLGFDQETGELLTDTIQDWRDTDPLVRLHGAESDYYQSLPIPYPAKDGPFDSLDELLLIRGVTPALFYGREGTALQKIFTVYNGGGGSVNLLTANALVLRAVLGVDADAARNLVQRRAESTGANIGGLFPGGGVGRNMNFGIPQVVMIESVGYLKDTTLTRRVSAVVQRIGVNGFRFLRWQDRVENGDPVPTDGQ